The sequence taagaagtttcattaaaatctacattgtagaaaaaaaatctataacattttaaacaacaaaagtaaaaaatgggcAAAATTAAGTTGGATCATGTAAATAATGTACCATAAGACCTAATGGTCGTTCcaaattcaaatattcaaattattaaatGTTGTTTCAGAATAGTAGATTACTGCGTTGCCATGAGTTACTATCTTGTTCCCATACGAGTGTATGTTGTGGCTACAAGTCAATTTAATCATGGGAATAAAAAAATCTACATTGGTCCCTTGATTAAATTATCGCGTGACTACTAGAATTCAAATAAATCTGATTAAGGAAGAGCTTGTCAATTTTAGTACTTGTGCATGGAACAGATTGCCCAGACAGATGGATCGCATACCGGGGGTCTTGCTATCTTTTTGCTCATGGCGGACCACTTTCTTTCTACGAAGCTGAGGTAAAAACtgtttattgttaaaacctatactCTCGCATTATTTTAAAGATTCCCATTCTAAGCTTTAAAGACTGAACGACTATTTGGAACAACGACATTAGATGTAACGTGCAAGATTATtaaaaatgaactttttaaaatTCCGATTTTCCTTTTGACAAGAATATATCAAAGTAAAAAGTataaagaatgtttgttttattaaagtttaaaatcCTATTTCAACGTAAAGATGGAGGTTAAGCAATGTTTGTGGTTTCTGAGCCGGAACTagcttgttctccgcaagtaaatgacAGCTTCGCCACATAATCTGGAGGCGGTATTCTGCTGATACGCACGGGCTAACAGGAATGATATTTAGCATTGTATGGTTTTAACTCTTGTGCTGTAAGTCGCTTGGACAGCTGAGATTTATTTGAcgctttttatttttcaatctataTAGCATTATTGCAACCAACACAATGGTGGCCACCTTGTCCATATAAATGATCAAGTAGAAAATCTTTTCATTAAAGACGAGCTGCGATCAATAAAAGGTACGTGTTACGTTGTTTCCAAATAAAATGTAGGTGCCTCCATTTATGTTCATACACATTCTTTTGTCTGTGCGAAACCGTGGTAATTCcatgataattattttaagtaaaaGTATTCTTTACTTTGAGATAATTTTTAACATATTATAAAGAGAAACACCAGACATTAATGATCCTTTTTATGAACAAATGATTAAATACAAGTTTGGTTTTGATAAATCTCAAATGCAACCATCACATCTCagatattatattgttttattattactctactatttataattttttactgATGTTTACAGTTTACGTATTAAATAATCATCAACAGCTACAGGCCTGAAACAAGTTAAATTGTTACGTTACGTATGTTAACTAATAGGTAGAATGTAGTGCaagttttagtttattttatgttatattgcTATATTCTATAAGTAACTGCTTTTCAGTAAATCGTTGTTCTATAAGCTAGAAATAAGAAcgcaagaaatataaaaaatatataacaaataaaatattattatttgttttaatatagcTGACGACACATGGATAGGTCTAACAGATGAAGCTACAGAGGGACTATGGGAATGGTATGACACAAAAACCTCTCCTACATTTACAGACTGGAATCCAGGAGAACCAAATTCTAATAGCGGTAACGAAGACTGTGCGGCAACAAAGACAGACCTAGACTTCCGGTGGTACGATGGAGTCTGCTCGGACAAGAAAATACCTTTATGCGAAATCACGTACGTACACTTACTGATGTTTACTTTTTGAAATTACATACGTAGGGTCGGTTTCGCATATCCCGTACCATGCCAATTTAACCTCACTTCATTGACTCATTGGTAGGAAAATCAAACCCTAAGGTTACTTATATCTACAAATTAAAGATTTCACTAAAATTTGCCAACATTTTTATGggcgtttttattaaaacattttatcataacttattaactttaaatacaaaaaagtcTCATCAAATGCATTTAACTAAAAAAATCAATTGTGTCTTTTGTTAAGAACTGCCAATTTTGTAGTGGTTATATAAATTTATGCTATGTAGTACAATCGAAACTTCTCATATCAAACTCCTTATTCAACAAacctgtttattttatgtttacatagatGCCATGTAATGATTGGTCATTTATTCAAAAACAATTTGGGCATAAGATGCTTTTTTGTATCAATATATGGCAGtttgaaccccccccccccccacacacacacccacaccacccccacaaaaaaacaataaaagtaaaataaaacccAGCATAAAGTACATGTAGCTAACAATgaagaatattaattttgtacataTCTAAAGGCCCTGTGTCAGTCATCATTCTTTCAAAACATATGTTTTTGTACTATACAGcgataaattaataaaaattatatctttttttcttggtTAGTACCTGAATACCGTGAAAAACTTACAATATTAAAACTATGTGTGGAAATTTAGTTCGTATCAAAATTGTGTTTAAATCTGTCACTCCTCTGTTTAAATAACAATTCGTGTCTGATAATAAACGTAGATACAAAAGGAGGAAAATGTAAATCAGTACTTCATTAACAGTACAAAAAGTCAGTTTTGTTAAAAGATTCATACTTATTTAAGAAAGCCTCTATATACGAGGATTAATCCAAAATTAGTGTCACTGGAGTCATACCAAACGTgtttaagaaaagaaaacaacaaattcCTACCCAAGTATTTTTAACTATTTgcaatactttaaatttttgaaaatatcacaaaaaaatattGCTTACTGATCGAGATATCGA is a genomic window of Mercenaria mercenaria strain notata chromosome 18, MADL_Memer_1, whole genome shotgun sequence containing:
- the LOC123539506 gene encoding perlucin-like protein, with the translated sequence MAYQGSVIAIAISLLFFQVLVHGTDCPDRWIAYRGSCYLFAHGGPLSFYEAEHYCNQHNGGHLVHINDQVENLFIKDELRSIKADDTWIGLTDEATEGLWEWYDTKTSPTFTDWNPGEPNSNSGNEDCAATKTDLDFRWYDGVCSDKKIPLCEITGETDVIG